Within the Streptomyces sp. NBC_00353 genome, the region ACGCCGGGTCCAGGGGGTCGCGGGCGATGTGCGCGATGGTGTCGGGCAGCCCGTCGGGGGTGTTCTCGTGGAGCGAGAGACCGCCGAAGGTCCGCTGATCGACGAAGCGCAGCTCGGTGCCGAGGGTGTCGTCGAAGCGGATCCGGATCCGCAGGTGCTTCTCGTCGGGAGCCTCCTGCGGCTGCACGAGCAGCTGGCCGCTCATGCCGAGGTGACCGAGGAGCGAGGAGGACACCTCGTCCAGCGGCACCCAGAGGTACTTGCCGCGGCGCATGGCCCTGCCGAAGCGGCTGCCGCTGAGCCGGGCCGCGAAGTCCGTGGAGCCCGCGATATGGCGGCGGACCGCGCGCGGGTGCAGGACCTCGACGTCGGCGACCGTGCGGCCGGTGATCCAGCGGTCGAGACCTCGCCGTACGACTTCGACCTCGGGCAACTCGGGCACGGTGCAGCTCCTTCAGTTCCTTCGGAACAAGGTTACGTACCTGTCTTTGATTCCGGACACGGCAAACCCCCCGGTGCACAAGGCACCGAGGGGTCGACGCGTCAGGCCGGAGCGACGTCCGTGGACGGCGACGGGTCGGCAGGGGTGTCGGCGGCCCCTTCGTCGGCGGCGGCCTTGGCCGCAGCTTCCCGTTCCTCCGCGGCGGCGCTGATCTCGCGCCAGGCGGACTCGGCCGCCTGCTGCTCCGCTTCCTTCTTGCTACGGCCGGTGCCGGTGCCGTACGAGACACCACCGACGCGAGCAGCAGCAGTAAAGGTCTTCTCGTGATCCGGGCCGGTCTCCGTGACGAGGTACTCGGGGACTCCGAGGCTCTCGCTCGCGGTGAGTTCCTGGAGGCTGGTCTTCCAGTCCAGGCCGGCGCCGAGGTTGGAGGACCTGTCGATCAGCGGGTCGAAGAGCCGGTGGACCAGCTCCGAGGCCGCACTGAGGCCCTGGTCGAGATAGACCGCGCCGATCACCGCTTCAAGGGTGTCGGCGAGGATGGACGCCTTGTCCCTGCCGCCCGTGCCCTCTTCGCCCCGGCCGAGCCGGATGAAGGAGCCGAGTTCGAGGCCGCGGCCCACTTCAGCAAGTGCACGCGAGTTGACCACCGCGGCCCGCAACTTGGCCAGCTGGCCTTCGGGCAGGTCGGGGTGGGTGCGGTACAGCGTGTCCGTGACCACCAGACCGAGCACCGAATCCCCGAGGAATTCGAGCCGCTCGTTGGTGGGCAGACCGCCGTTCTCGTATGCGTACGAGCGGTGGGTCAGCGCACGCACCAGAAGGGCGGACTCGAGGTGATACCCGAGCCGCCCTTCCAGAAGCGTGTGGGACGAGGCTGTGTTGACGTTGTCTGCCTGCTTCTTGGCTTGGGACAACTCAGACATCGGGCCTCTCACCAGCCGCTCAGACCTCGAGGACCTGGCGCTTGTTGTACGTGCCGCAGCTCGGGCACGCGATGTGCTGCAGCTTCGGCTCCTGGCAACGCTCGCACGAAACCAGGGTGGGGACCGCAGCCTTCCACTGCGACCGGCGGTGGCGCGTGTTGCTGCGCGACATCTTCCGCTTCGGAACAGCCACGGCTACTTCTCCTGCTTCTCGTCGACGCCCGCTTCGGCGCCGCCCATGTTGTCCTTCTCGCCGTCCGAAACGGTCTCGGCGAGTCCTTGCAATGCCGCCCAACGAATGTCGACGGCATCGTGGTGGTGACCGGGGTTCTCGTCCAGCCTGATTCCGCATTCGGAACACAGACCGGCACAGGACTCCCGGCACACCGGCTGCATCGGCAGTGCGAGCACCACCGCATCGCGCAGCACCGGCTCGAGGTCGAACAGGCCGTCCTCGATGAAGAGCCTGTCCTCGTCGTCCTCGGCGTCGTCGGCCGGTTCCGCTTTGATGCGGCCCCGGTCATCGGCGTCAGGGTACGAGAACATCTCCTGGAAGTCCGCCGCAACCTCTTGGCGCAGCGGCTCCAGACACCTTACGCACTCCCCCTCGGCCGACGCACGGGCGGT harbors:
- the mutM gene encoding bifunctional DNA-formamidopyrimidine glycosylase/DNA-(apurinic or apyrimidinic site) lyase yields the protein MPELPEVEVVRRGLDRWITGRTVADVEVLHPRAVRRHIAGSTDFAARLSGSRFGRAMRRGKYLWVPLDEVSSSLLGHLGMSGQLLVQPQEAPDEKHLRIRIRFDDTLGTELRFVDQRTFGGLSLHENTPDGLPDTIAHIARDPLDPAFDDAAFHTALRLRRTTVKRALLDQSLISGVGNIYADEALWRTKLHYDRPTATLTRPRSAELLGHVRDVMNAALDQGGTSFDSLYVNVNGESGYFDRSLDAYGREGEPCHRCGTPMRRRPWMNRSSYFCPRCQRPPRP
- the rnc gene encoding ribonuclease III, whose protein sequence is MSELSQAKKQADNVNTASSHTLLEGRLGYHLESALLVRALTHRSYAYENGGLPTNERLEFLGDSVLGLVVTDTLYRTHPDLPEGQLAKLRAAVVNSRALAEVGRGLELGSFIRLGRGEEGTGGRDKASILADTLEAVIGAVYLDQGLSAASELVHRLFDPLIDRSSNLGAGLDWKTSLQELTASESLGVPEYLVTETGPDHEKTFTAAARVGGVSYGTGTGRSKKEAEQQAAESAWREISAAAEEREAAAKAAADEGAADTPADPSPSTDVAPA
- the rpmF gene encoding 50S ribosomal protein L32 translates to MAVPKRKMSRSNTRHRRSQWKAAVPTLVSCERCQEPKLQHIACPSCGTYNKRQVLEV
- a CDS encoding YceD family protein, whose translation is MHTISKAGKALNGHLDHRNPLVFDTHELGRRPGALLRLTRSVDAPKDLGIDGVIGVPEGAPVELDLRLESVMEGVLVTGTARASAEGECVRCLEPLRQEVAADFQEMFSYPDADDRGRIKAEPADDAEDDEDRLFIEDGLFDLEPVLRDAVVLALPMQPVCRESCAGLCSECGIRLDENPGHHHDAVDIRWAALQGLAETVSDGEKDNMGGAEAGVDEKQEK